The Deltaproteobacteria bacterium genome window below encodes:
- the glgB gene encoding 1,4-alpha-glucan branching protein GlgB, producing MDGPQTITLLTDDDLFLFNEGSHFRLADKLGAHGVERDGQRGTYFAVWAPDAERVSVVGDFNGWDGANHRLRPRAQSGIWEGFLPNIGRGTLYKFHVASRFHGYRADKADPFSFFNEIPPKNASIVWDLDYDWNDHSWMAGRRQKNGLDKPMAIYEMHLGSWRRAANGHSLSYRELAPQLAEYLQKLDFTHVEFLPVMDHPFFGSWGYQITGYFAPSGNFGTPQDLMYLIDTLHQAGIGVILDWVPSHFPSDEHGLGFFDGTHLYEHADPRQGYHPEWNSYIFNYGRKEVQSFLISNAFFWLDRYHADALRVDAVASMLYLDYARKVGEWVPNRFGGKENLGAIEFLRRMNREVYRSHPDVQTIAEESTSWPMVSRPAHLGGLGFGLKWDMGWMHDTLQYMSKDPVHRRYHHDKLTFRMLYAFHENFVLPLSHDEVVYGKGSLIGKMPGDDWQKFANLRLLYGYMYAQPAKKMLFMGGELGQWSEWSHDGSLEWQLLDFPMHAGMQRWVGDLNRFYKTATALHELDCDPAGFEWIDCGDADGSVVSLIRKGRSTEGIVLAVCNFTPVLRTNYRVGAPRGGYWREALNSDAACYGGSNVGNGGGVEAAPVPHHGRSHSLKLSLPPLAILFFTHQS from the coding sequence ATGGATGGGCCACAGACAATCACTCTGCTAACCGACGACGATCTTTTTCTCTTCAACGAAGGCAGTCACTTTCGTTTGGCCGACAAGTTGGGCGCGCATGGGGTCGAGCGCGATGGCCAGCGTGGAACTTATTTCGCCGTGTGGGCGCCGGACGCAGAGCGGGTTTCGGTCGTCGGTGACTTCAACGGCTGGGACGGCGCCAACCATCGGCTACGGCCGCGCGCGCAGTCGGGCATTTGGGAAGGCTTTCTCCCCAACATCGGTCGCGGCACGCTTTACAAATTTCACGTCGCCTCGCGTTTTCACGGCTACCGCGCCGACAAGGCCGATCCGTTTTCTTTCTTTAATGAGATTCCGCCCAAGAACGCCTCCATCGTTTGGGACTTGGACTACGACTGGAACGACCATTCATGGATGGCGGGCCGGCGGCAGAAAAATGGCCTGGACAAACCGATGGCGATCTATGAGATGCATCTAGGCTCCTGGAGGCGCGCCGCCAATGGCCACTCGCTGTCGTACCGCGAATTGGCGCCGCAGCTCGCTGAGTACTTGCAGAAACTGGATTTCACCCACGTCGAGTTCTTACCCGTGATGGATCATCCGTTTTTTGGCTCCTGGGGGTATCAAATTACCGGCTACTTCGCGCCCTCGGGAAACTTTGGCACGCCGCAGGATTTGATGTACTTGATCGACACCTTGCACCAAGCGGGCATCGGGGTGATCCTCGACTGGGTGCCGTCGCATTTCCCGAGCGACGAGCATGGCCTGGGCTTTTTCGACGGCACTCATCTCTACGAGCATGCCGATCCGCGCCAGGGCTACCATCCCGAATGGAATAGCTACATTTTCAACTACGGCCGCAAAGAGGTGCAGAGCTTTCTCATCAGCAACGCGTTTTTTTGGCTCGACCGCTATCATGCCGACGCGCTGCGCGTCGACGCGGTGGCGTCGATGCTCTATCTCGACTACGCGCGTAAAGTCGGCGAGTGGGTTCCTAACCGCTTTGGCGGCAAGGAAAACCTTGGCGCCATCGAGTTCCTGCGGCGCATGAACCGTGAGGTCTATCGCTCCCATCCCGACGTGCAGACCATCGCTGAAGAATCGACCTCTTGGCCGATGGTGTCGCGGCCGGCGCATTTGGGCGGCCTGGGTTTCGGCCTCAAGTGGGACATGGGTTGGATGCACGACACCTTGCAATACATGAGCAAAGACCCGGTCCATCGGCGCTACCATCACGACAAGCTGACCTTTCGCATGCTCTATGCGTTTCATGAAAATTTTGTGCTGCCGCTGTCGCACGATGAAGTGGTCTACGGCAAAGGCTCGCTTATCGGCAAAATGCCAGGCGATGACTGGCAAAAGTTTGCCAATTTAAGACTGCTCTACGGCTATATGTACGCGCAGCCGGCCAAGAAAATGCTCTTCATGGGCGGCGAGCTCGGCCAGTGGAGCGAGTGGAGCCATGACGGCAGCTTGGAGTGGCAGCTGCTCGATTTTCCCATGCATGCCGGCATGCAGCGTTGGGTCGGCGATCTCAATCGGTTTTATAAAACTGCAACGGCGCTGCACGAGCTCGATTGCGACCCCGCCGGTTTCGAATGGATCGACTGCGGCGACGCCGACGGCAGCGTGGTCAGCTTGATACGCAAAGGGCGATCGACCGAAGGCATCGTGCTCGCGGTTTGCAACTTTACTCCCGTCCTGCGGACCAATTACCGCGTCGGCGCGCCGCGCGGCGGCTACTGGCGCGAAGCGTTAAACAGCGATGCCGCCTGCTACGGTGGTAGCAACGTTGGCAACGGCGGCGGTGTCGAAGCCGCGCCGGTGCCGCATCACGGCCGCTCTCATTCCCTAAAGCTTTCCCTGCCGCCTCTGGCGATATTGTTTTTCACACACCAGTCATGA
- the glgA gene encoding glycogen synthase GlgA: MRIAFLASEASPFAKTGGLADVIGTLPVALERLGHQVSLIMPAYRPALAGSHALEGASAAASLGGVAQEFSVHKATIGKNLPVHFVRADRYFDREFLYGTPAGDYPDNAERFVFFCRAALEIARHNPPDILHAHDWQTALAIFFLCAQPERYPELVQVKTVFTVHNLGFQGLFNGSLWPLLDCDRSWFNPKHLEFHGKINFLKSALVSSHKITTVSPTYGREIMTPEQGFGLDGVLRERAADVVGIMNGIDYDEWNPQNDPVIAARYDVNELAGKARCKQELQQLYGLPERAEVPLIGVVSRLTAQKGFDLVEAIWPKLMNWPVQFVLLGTGEARFVKFFGLAAKLYPDKVAIRIGFDEKLAHRIEAGADIFLMPSLYEPCGLNQMFSLRYGTIPIVRAVGGLNDSVANFDEKNLSGTGFSFLPYEADALYNTVERALHLFGDTRAWTALMRRAMKIDNSWDRSAALYSSLYQDLVR, from the coding sequence ATGCGCATCGCTTTCCTCGCCTCTGAAGCCTCGCCCTTCGCCAAGACCGGCGGGCTGGCCGACGTGATTGGCACGTTGCCGGTTGCCCTGGAGCGCCTGGGTCATCAGGTGAGTTTGATCATGCCAGCGTATCGCCCAGCGTTGGCCGGCAGTCACGCTCTCGAAGGCGCTTCGGCTGCGGCTTCGCTGGGCGGGGTGGCGCAAGAGTTTTCCGTGCACAAGGCCACCATAGGCAAAAACCTGCCGGTGCATTTTGTCCGCGCCGACCGCTACTTCGACCGCGAGTTTCTCTATGGCACGCCGGCAGGGGACTATCCCGACAACGCTGAACGCTTCGTCTTTTTCTGCCGCGCGGCACTCGAGATCGCGCGTCACAATCCGCCTGACATCCTGCACGCGCATGACTGGCAAACCGCGCTGGCTATATTTTTTCTGTGCGCTCAGCCCGAGCGCTATCCGGAGCTGGTGCAGGTTAAGACCGTCTTCACCGTGCACAATCTCGGATTTCAAGGACTGTTCAATGGTTCGCTCTGGCCGCTGCTCGATTGCGACCGGAGCTGGTTCAACCCGAAGCACCTAGAGTTCCACGGCAAGATCAACTTTCTCAAGAGCGCGCTGGTTTCCAGTCACAAGATCACCACGGTCAGTCCTACCTATGGGCGAGAAATCATGACGCCCGAGCAAGGGTTCGGCTTGGACGGCGTGCTGCGCGAGCGTGCCGCTGACGTGGTCGGCATCATGAACGGCATCGACTACGACGAATGGAACCCGCAGAACGACCCTGTCATAGCGGCCCGTTACGATGTCAACGAATTGGCGGGCAAGGCACGTTGCAAGCAGGAATTACAACAGCTCTACGGCTTGCCGGAACGGGCCGAAGTGCCTTTGATCGGGGTGGTGTCGCGGCTCACCGCGCAAAAGGGCTTTGATCTGGTTGAGGCGATCTGGCCCAAGCTGATGAATTGGCCCGTGCAGTTTGTTTTGCTGGGCACCGGCGAAGCTCGCTTCGTCAAATTTTTCGGCCTTGCGGCCAAACTCTATCCGGATAAGGTCGCGATCCGTATCGGGTTTGACGAAAAATTGGCGCATCGTATCGAAGCCGGCGCGGATATTTTTCTGATGCCCTCGCTCTATGAGCCCTGCGGGCTGAATCAGATGTTCAGCCTGCGCTACGGCACGATTCCGATCGTGCGCGCGGTGGGTGGGCTCAACGATTCCGTGGCAAACTTCGATGAAAAAAACCTTAGCGGCACCGGGTTTTCCTTTCTGCCCTACGAAGCCGACGCGCTCTACAACACGGTGGAACGCGCTTTGCATTTATTTGGCGACACACGAGCCTGGACGGCCTTGATGCGGCGCGCCATGAAAATCGACAATTCTTGGGATCGCTCCGCAGCCCTCTACAGCAGCCTGTACCAGGATCTCGTTCGCTAA